The proteins below come from a single Corynebacterium glyciniphilum AJ 3170 genomic window:
- a CDS encoding quinone oxidoreductase family protein, with amino-acid sequence MRALIAGRGPEWILDDVDVPTPGPDDVLIRNHAAGTNNADLPMLAEADPTTGGHGREFIAGFEYAGEIVAVGENAGRWAVGDFVMGSIPASFAEYVVVDHRFVLPRPDGLSSESACALPTGLLTEHGALTVAGFTAGQNVLITGATSGIGMIGVQMAKALGASSVIATTRTPAARQRLAALGADTVVVTDEENLTDAVLDATNGRGVDVVLDHVAGQTFADCLPATAEDGHVVNVGRLAGAASTIDLDALSYRHLTVHGVSFGFTRDTEMAGIIAGLLPDVLPAVARGEVRPVIDTTVDITDPVHLVDRLRSGDAKGKTVVTITQGGQE; translated from the coding sequence ATGCGTGCACTGATCGCGGGACGGGGCCCGGAGTGGATCCTCGACGATGTCGATGTGCCGACCCCTGGTCCGGATGACGTCCTGATCCGTAACCACGCGGCCGGGACGAATAATGCTGACCTGCCCATGCTGGCCGAAGCGGACCCGACAACCGGAGGGCACGGCAGAGAATTCATCGCGGGTTTCGAGTACGCCGGCGAGATCGTCGCCGTCGGAGAGAACGCAGGGCGCTGGGCTGTCGGGGACTTTGTTATGGGATCGATACCGGCGTCATTCGCGGAATACGTCGTTGTCGACCACCGGTTCGTCCTGCCCCGTCCGGACGGCCTCTCCTCAGAGAGCGCCTGTGCGCTCCCCACCGGGCTGCTGACTGAGCACGGTGCGCTTACTGTGGCAGGCTTCACGGCAGGCCAGAACGTGCTGATCACGGGAGCCACCAGCGGCATCGGGATGATCGGGGTACAGATGGCGAAGGCGCTCGGAGCGTCCTCCGTCATCGCGACGACCAGGACTCCTGCTGCACGCCAGCGGCTCGCAGCGTTGGGTGCCGACACCGTCGTCGTCACTGACGAGGAGAATCTCACCGACGCGGTCCTCGACGCCACGAACGGGCGCGGGGTGGACGTGGTGCTCGACCACGTCGCCGGGCAGACGTTCGCCGACTGCCTGCCCGCCACCGCAGAGGACGGTCACGTGGTGAATGTTGGGCGCCTCGCCGGTGCTGCGTCGACTATTGACCTGGACGCGCTGTCCTACCGGCACCTCACGGTTCATGGTGTGTCCTTCGGATTCACCCGGGACACGGAGATGGCCGGCATCATCGCCGGGCTCCTGCCGGATGTCCTGCCCGCCGTTGCCCGTGGTGAGGTCCGCCCCGTTATCGATACGACGGTGGATATCACCGATCCTGTGCATCTTGTCGACCGACTTCGCTCCGGCGACGCCAAGGGAAAGACCGTTGTGACCATCACTCAAGGAGGACAAGAATGA